Part of the Paenibacillus aurantius genome, GACCGAAGCCAATGGAGGTGGCCGGGTTTTGAAAAAGTTTATCCTTGGGTTAGGCTGTGGAATGGCATTGACCGCTGCGACGGCTGTGTTGGCCGCAGACACCATTCCAGCCTATTGGTTTCCCGCAACATTCGAAGTGAATGGACAGATCAAAGAAATCGGCAGCGAATATTCCGTGTTGAACTATAACGGTCATGCCTATGTGCCTATACGCTTTGCAGCCGAAAGCCTGGGGCTTGGAATCAGGTACATAGACAATACCAATGTCATTTCCATTAGGAATGAGCCAACTAACGTGGATGAAGTGGCCAAAACGATTTGGTTGGTTAAGTACCGTGTCACCAATGGAATGGACGGAAGCGAGGTAAAGAGGCTTTTGGGCGAGCCAAGCGTTGAACGAACTAACGATGATTCCCAACAAGCGGTTTGGCGATACGACTTATCTCCGGTCGAAGGATATACTTACGAGGATTTAGATAAAATCGACGTCACTGGGCTGGAGCAAGGGAAGATAAAAGCCCAGCTTATCATGCATTGGTCCGACGAAGGCCAAGTGGATAGAACCACCTTGTGGTACAAAACCAGTGAAGATAAATGGATTCACGTGTATTATTTGTACGAAGACGGTTCCACCACAGAAGCTTTATACGAATAAAGCGAAAGAAAGCATCATCCTCAGATGGTGCTTTTTTTATAAAAAATGGCGTGTGTAATTGGTTGAGAGCCAGCATAAAAAGTAGACAGCATCTGCCATAACTTGGATAATGAAAGAGCAGGATGCGTTGAAGGATTCGTTTAAGAGAAGGGGGAAATCGATCTCCCAAGAGAAGGGAAGAGTGCTGGAATGTCCTCCGTACAAGCGGTTCTGTTCGACCTCTACGAAACCTTGATTACCGAATACGCCGGCGGCTCCCGCAAGGTGAGCCGGGAAGGCCGGGATTACGCAAGCCTTCTCGGCCTCTCCAATGAGGAGTTCAAGCGGGAATGGGGCCGGCGCCATGAGCCGAGAATGACGGGAGCCCTGGCGACCTTCCCGCTGGTGGTTCAAG contains:
- a CDS encoding stalk domain-containing protein, with protein sequence MKKFILGLGCGMALTAATAVLAADTIPAYWFPATFEVNGQIKEIGSEYSVLNYNGHAYVPIRFAAESLGLGIRYIDNTNVISIRNEPTNVDEVAKTIWLVKYRVTNGMDGSEVKRLLGEPSVERTNDDSQQAVWRYDLSPVEGYTYEDLDKIDVTGLEQGKIKAQLIMHWSDEGQVDRTTLWYKTSEDKWIHVYYLYEDGSTTEALYE